A single region of the Triticum dicoccoides isolate Atlit2015 ecotype Zavitan chromosome 2B, WEW_v2.0, whole genome shotgun sequence genome encodes:
- the LOC119363673 gene encoding thioredoxin H-type-like, whose protein sequence is MAAAEEGAVIACHTKQEFDTHMANGKETGKLVIIDFTASWCGPCRVIAPVFAEYAKKFPGAIFLKVDVDELKDVAEAYNVEAMPTFLFIKDGAKVDTVVGGRKDDIHTKIVALMGSASA, encoded by the exons ATGGCCGCCGCCGAGGAGGGAGCCGTGATAGCGTGCCACACCAAGCAAGAGTTCGACACCCACATGGCCAATGGCAAGGAGACCGGCAAGCTG GTGATCATTGACTTCACTGCTTCCTGGTGCGGTCCTTGTCGTGTCATAGCCCCAGTCTTTGCTGAGTACGCCAAGAAGTTCCCTGGCGCCATCTTCCTGAAGGTGGACGTTGACGAGCTGAAG GATGTCGCTGAAGCATACAACGTTGAGGCAATGCCAACCTTCCTGTTTATCAAGGACGGTGCGAAGGTGGACACTGTTGTTGGTGGCAGGAAGGATGATATCCATACCAAGATAGTGGCCCTCATGGGTTCTGCATCTGCCTAA